From Phycodurus eques isolate BA_2022a chromosome 1, UOR_Pequ_1.1, whole genome shotgun sequence, one genomic window encodes:
- the LOC133411989 gene encoding SLIT-ROBO Rho GTPase-activating protein 3-like isoform X4 has product MASHVKFRKDKVGVLDYDTQIKEVRCQLVEQLKVMDVQLEQKSQHLHDFADYLRRRSEIESEYSRSLEKLAERFTNRIKRKEASGHSVAQMWLALLSHTRRESKDHNQLSDDCSAFLIRPLYRCLEYTQRLAKKSKDICTQLQDGLLKAWRTYSHYHADYLCADSKLKEAEKQEEKQKQHGKKMERLIEKRQGKAQDIYLKCSKARNDYLLNLAAANASMNKYYLRDISTLMDCADVGYHLSLGRAMRAYLSGRRQVQQNLSFGLQLLQDSVSGLDQGRDRDCLLQDHCVAFCLPLGFPYQPHDGDQLSEISAESQMRCELETRFKQIQTRLRAVAEETQEIEYIHCPSSAHVQTNRLNPASPTFQVCALPLMSSSLILANRSMSAALSSFLETLADVDSEPNDSQEDGAETPLTRPNVARRRANQQEMENLYLTRVKEFLVGTSLESKLQAKHDLLKVAVEKGQASNRNLPSRNGKSARVPKTPSSGEGLLHNPKLFNGDMLSFMQASGRQIPVVVESCIRFINLNGLHHEGIFRVSGSQVEVNKLRDAFERGGDPLAEHESDLDSVAGVLKMYFRDLKNPLLPAESLSRLLEYAHDKKDGERADQLKSVIRSFPEPLIVVMRYLFAFLHHVSQYSDENMMQPYNLAVCFGPSLVRGSGDERRDGRDPVALQPQINALVESLIVRHESVFPGQSELRGPVYEKCMTAEQDDREPNAEEGDGEADVCKVAEVEAGHAVNRSNSATGALQKPSEVSKAAKSGPADHRRTASGPAGGGVLSGGAKAALQIPTGPRGRLRRIHSPGFARRECTSPLRMSSRSTRQLNLQVDIFGVREETGVPGEKPRRQGPNLKPIRDAAKDGETSETKLGGNAARPDQQPPDYISSSSIFFLPPPPFVED; this is encoded by the exons ATGGCTTCCCACGTGAAGTTCAGGAAGGACAAGGTCGGCGTGCTGGACTACGACACACAAATTAAGG AGGTTCGCTGTCAGCTGGTGGAGCAACTGAAAGTGATGGACGTGCAGCTGGAGCAGAAGAGCCAACATCTGCACGACTTTGCCGACTACCTGCGACGGCGAAGCGAGATCGAGAGCGAGTACTCGCGATCCCTGGAAAAACTGGCTGAAAGGTTCACAAACAGGATTAAGAG GAAGGAAGCGAGCGGTCACTCTGTGGCCCAGATGTGGTTGGCGCTGCTGTCGCACACGCGCCGGGAGAGTAAAGACCACAACCAGCTGAGCGACGACTGCTCCGCTTTCCTCATCCGGCCGCTCTACCGTTGCCTGGAGTACACCCAAAGACTGGCCAAGAAG AGTAAAGACATCTGCACGCAGCTTCAGGACGGCCTGCTCAAG GCGTGGCGAACCTATTCCCACTACCACGCCGACTACCTGTGCGCAGATTCCAAGTTAAAGGAGGCCGAGAAACAGGAGGAAAAGCAGAAGCAACACGGCAAGAAAATGGAGAGGCTCATTGAGAAG CGGCAAGGAAAGGCTCAAGATATTTACTTGAAGTGCAGCAAGGCCAGAAATGATTATCTGCTCAACTTGGCTGCCGCCAACGCTTCCATGAACAAGTACTACCTCCGGGACATCTCCACCCTCATGGAT TGTGCGGACGTGGGCTACCACCTGTCTCTGGGCCGAGCGATGCGAGCCTATCTGTCCGGTCGGCGCCAGGTCCAGCAGAACTTGAGCTTTGGCCTGCAGCTTCTCCAGGACTCGGTGTCCGGGCTGGACCAGGGCCGGGACCGAGACTGCCTCCTGCAGGACCACTGCGTCGCCTTTTGTTTGCCCCTTGGCTTCCCCTACCAGCCTCACGATGGAGACCAG CTTTCTGAGATTAGCGCagagagccagatgaggtgtgAGCTGGAGACCAGATTCAAACAGATCCAGACCAGGCTGAGAGCGGTGGCGGAGGAAACGCAGGAG ATAGAATACATCCACTGTCCCTCCTCTGCACACGTCCAAACCAACCGCCTCAACCCGGCCTCTCCAACCTTTCAAGTCTGCGCTCTTCCTCTGATGAGCTCGTCCCTGATCCTG GCGAACAGGAGCATGTCAGCAGCCTTGTCTTCTTTCCTTGAAACATTGGCCGACGTGGACTCTGAGCCGAACGACAGCCAGGAAGACGGCGCTGAGACCCCGCTAACCCGGCCCAACGTGGCCCGCCGCAGAGCTAACCAGCAAGAAATGGAGAACCTCTACCTCact AGAGTCAAAGAGTTCCTGGTCGGCACCTCTTTGGAGTCCAAGCTACAAGCCAAACACGACCTGCTGAAAGTGGCCGTGGAAAAAG GACAAGCATCAAATAGAAATCTGCCAAG TCGCAATGGAAAGTCTGCACGTGTTCCAAAAACTCCCTCCAGCGGAGAGGGTTTATTGCACAACCCCAAACTTTTCAACGGTGACATGCTGTCCTTCATGCAG GCGTCAGGCCGTCAGATTCCAGTTGTGGTGGAAAGTTGCATCCGCTTCATCAATCTCAACG GCCTCCACCACGAAGGCATTTTCAGGGTGTCGGGCTCTCAGGTGGAAGTCAACAAGTTGAGGGATGCATTTGAGCGAG GAGGAGACCCTCTGGCCGAGCACGAATCCGACCTGGATTCTGTCGCAGGCGTGCTCAAGATGTATTTTCGAGATTTGAAGAATCCCCTTCTCCCTGCAGAGAGTCTCAGTCGGCTGCTGGAGTACGCCC ACGACAAAAAGGATGGCGAGAGGGCCGATCAACTGAAAAGTGTCATCCGGTCCTTCCCCGAGCCGCTAATTGTCGTCATGAGATACCTCTTCGCTTTTCTCCATCA CGTGTCCCAGTACAGCGACGAGAACATGATGCAGCCGTACAACCTGGCCGTGTGCTTCGGACCCAGCCTGGTCCGAGGGAGCGGGGACGAGCGGCGGGACGGGCGGGACCCGGTCGCCTTGCAGCCGCAGATCAACGCCCTGGTCGAGAGCTTGATCGTCCGGCACGAGAGCGTCTTCCCCGGTCAGAGCGAGTTGCGAGGTCCCGTGTACGAGAAGTGCATGACGGCAGAACAAGACGACCG TGAGCCGAACGCGGAAGAAGGGGACGGCGAGGCAGACGTCTGCAAAGTTG CAGAAGTGGAAGCGGGACACGCGGTCAATCGCAGTAACTCGGCCACGGGAGCCCTGCAGAAACCGAGCGAGGTTTCTAAAGCCGCCAAGAGCGGACCGGCGGACCACCGCAGGACCGCGTCGGGACCGGCCGGAGGCGGCGTCCTCTCGGGCGGGGCAAAGGCCGCCCTCCAGATTCCCACCGGGCCCCGTGGCCGACTGAGGAGGATCCACTCTCCCGGTTTTGCCCGTAGAGA ATGCACGTCTCCCCTGAGGATGTCGTCAAGGTCGACAAG
- the LOC133411989 gene encoding SLIT-ROBO Rho GTPase-activating protein 3-like isoform X3: MASHVKFRKDKVGVLDYDTQIKEVRCQLVEQLKVMDVQLEQKSQHLHDFADYLRRRSEIESEYSRSLEKLAERFTNRIKRKEASGHSVAQMWLALLSHTRRESKDHNQLSDDCSAFLIRPLYRCLEYTQRLAKKSKDICTQLQDGLLKVTAALQTAWRTYSHYHADYLCADSKLKEAEKQEEKQKQHGKKMERLIEKRQGKAQDIYLKCSKARNDYLLNLAAANASMNKYYLRDISTLMDCADVGYHLSLGRAMRAYLSGRRQVQQNLSFGLQLLQDSVSGLDQGRDRDCLLQDHCVAFCLPLGFPYQPHDGDQLSEISAESQMRCELETRFKQIQTRLRAVAEETQEIEYIHCPSSAHVQTNRLNPASPTFQVCALPLMSSSLILANRSMSAALSSFLETLADVDSEPNDSQEDGAETPLTRPNVARRRANQQEMENLYLTRVKEFLVGTSLESKLQAKHDLLKVAVEKGQASNRNLPSRNGKSARVPKTPSSGEGLLHNPKLFNGDMLSFMQASGRQIPVVVESCIRFINLNGLHHEGIFRVSGSQVEVNKLRDAFERGGDPLAEHESDLDSVAGVLKMYFRDLKNPLLPAESLSRLLEYAHDKKDGERADQLKSVIRSFPEPLIVVMRYLFAFLHHVSQYSDENMMQPYNLAVCFGPSLVRGSGDERRDGRDPVALQPQINALVESLIVRHESVFPGQSELRGPVYEKCMTAEQDDREPNAEEGDGEADVCKVEVEAGHAVNRSNSATGALQKPSEVSKAAKSGPADHRRTASGPAGGGVLSGGAKAALQIPTGPRGRLRRIHSPGFARRECTSPLRMSSRSTRQLNLQVDIFGVREETGVPGEKPRRQGPNLKPIRDAAKDGETSETKLGGNAARPDQQPPDYISSSSIFFLPPPPFVED; encoded by the exons ATGGCTTCCCACGTGAAGTTCAGGAAGGACAAGGTCGGCGTGCTGGACTACGACACACAAATTAAGG AGGTTCGCTGTCAGCTGGTGGAGCAACTGAAAGTGATGGACGTGCAGCTGGAGCAGAAGAGCCAACATCTGCACGACTTTGCCGACTACCTGCGACGGCGAAGCGAGATCGAGAGCGAGTACTCGCGATCCCTGGAAAAACTGGCTGAAAGGTTCACAAACAGGATTAAGAG GAAGGAAGCGAGCGGTCACTCTGTGGCCCAGATGTGGTTGGCGCTGCTGTCGCACACGCGCCGGGAGAGTAAAGACCACAACCAGCTGAGCGACGACTGCTCCGCTTTCCTCATCCGGCCGCTCTACCGTTGCCTGGAGTACACCCAAAGACTGGCCAAGAAG AGTAAAGACATCTGCACGCAGCTTCAGGACGGCCTGCTCAAGGTGACCGCGGCGCTTCAGACC GCGTGGCGAACCTATTCCCACTACCACGCCGACTACCTGTGCGCAGATTCCAAGTTAAAGGAGGCCGAGAAACAGGAGGAAAAGCAGAAGCAACACGGCAAGAAAATGGAGAGGCTCATTGAGAAG CGGCAAGGAAAGGCTCAAGATATTTACTTGAAGTGCAGCAAGGCCAGAAATGATTATCTGCTCAACTTGGCTGCCGCCAACGCTTCCATGAACAAGTACTACCTCCGGGACATCTCCACCCTCATGGAT TGTGCGGACGTGGGCTACCACCTGTCTCTGGGCCGAGCGATGCGAGCCTATCTGTCCGGTCGGCGCCAGGTCCAGCAGAACTTGAGCTTTGGCCTGCAGCTTCTCCAGGACTCGGTGTCCGGGCTGGACCAGGGCCGGGACCGAGACTGCCTCCTGCAGGACCACTGCGTCGCCTTTTGTTTGCCCCTTGGCTTCCCCTACCAGCCTCACGATGGAGACCAG CTTTCTGAGATTAGCGCagagagccagatgaggtgtgAGCTGGAGACCAGATTCAAACAGATCCAGACCAGGCTGAGAGCGGTGGCGGAGGAAACGCAGGAG ATAGAATACATCCACTGTCCCTCCTCTGCACACGTCCAAACCAACCGCCTCAACCCGGCCTCTCCAACCTTTCAAGTCTGCGCTCTTCCTCTGATGAGCTCGTCCCTGATCCTG GCGAACAGGAGCATGTCAGCAGCCTTGTCTTCTTTCCTTGAAACATTGGCCGACGTGGACTCTGAGCCGAACGACAGCCAGGAAGACGGCGCTGAGACCCCGCTAACCCGGCCCAACGTGGCCCGCCGCAGAGCTAACCAGCAAGAAATGGAGAACCTCTACCTCact AGAGTCAAAGAGTTCCTGGTCGGCACCTCTTTGGAGTCCAAGCTACAAGCCAAACACGACCTGCTGAAAGTGGCCGTGGAAAAAG GACAAGCATCAAATAGAAATCTGCCAAG TCGCAATGGAAAGTCTGCACGTGTTCCAAAAACTCCCTCCAGCGGAGAGGGTTTATTGCACAACCCCAAACTTTTCAACGGTGACATGCTGTCCTTCATGCAG GCGTCAGGCCGTCAGATTCCAGTTGTGGTGGAAAGTTGCATCCGCTTCATCAATCTCAACG GCCTCCACCACGAAGGCATTTTCAGGGTGTCGGGCTCTCAGGTGGAAGTCAACAAGTTGAGGGATGCATTTGAGCGAG GAGGAGACCCTCTGGCCGAGCACGAATCCGACCTGGATTCTGTCGCAGGCGTGCTCAAGATGTATTTTCGAGATTTGAAGAATCCCCTTCTCCCTGCAGAGAGTCTCAGTCGGCTGCTGGAGTACGCCC ACGACAAAAAGGATGGCGAGAGGGCCGATCAACTGAAAAGTGTCATCCGGTCCTTCCCCGAGCCGCTAATTGTCGTCATGAGATACCTCTTCGCTTTTCTCCATCA CGTGTCCCAGTACAGCGACGAGAACATGATGCAGCCGTACAACCTGGCCGTGTGCTTCGGACCCAGCCTGGTCCGAGGGAGCGGGGACGAGCGGCGGGACGGGCGGGACCCGGTCGCCTTGCAGCCGCAGATCAACGCCCTGGTCGAGAGCTTGATCGTCCGGCACGAGAGCGTCTTCCCCGGTCAGAGCGAGTTGCGAGGTCCCGTGTACGAGAAGTGCATGACGGCAGAACAAGACGACCG TGAGCCGAACGCGGAAGAAGGGGACGGCGAGGCAGACGTCTGCAAAGTTG AAGTGGAAGCGGGACACGCGGTCAATCGCAGTAACTCGGCCACGGGAGCCCTGCAGAAACCGAGCGAGGTTTCTAAAGCCGCCAAGAGCGGACCGGCGGACCACCGCAGGACCGCGTCGGGACCGGCCGGAGGCGGCGTCCTCTCGGGCGGGGCAAAGGCCGCCCTCCAGATTCCCACCGGGCCCCGTGGCCGACTGAGGAGGATCCACTCTCCCGGTTTTGCCCGTAGAGA ATGCACGTCTCCCCTGAGGATGTCGTCAAGGTCGACAAG
- the LOC133411989 gene encoding rho GTPase-activating protein 4-like isoform X10, with amino-acid sequence MASHVKFRKDKVGVLDYDTQIKEVRCQLVEQLKVMDVQLEQKSQHLHDFADYLRRRSEIESEYSRSLEKLAERFTNRIKRKEASGHSVAQMWLALLSHTRRESKDHNQLSDDCSAFLIRPLYRCLEYTQRLAKKSKDICTQLQDGLLKVTAALQTAWRTYSHYHADYLCADSKLKEAEKQEEKQKQHGKKMERLIEKRQGKAQDIYLKCSKARNDYLLNLAAANASMNKYYLRDISTLMDCADVGYHLSLGRAMRAYLSGRRQVQQNLSFGLQLLQDSVSGLDQGRDRDCLLQDHCVAFCLPLGFPYQPHDGDQLSEISAESQMRCELETRFKQIQTRLRAVAEETQEANRSMSAALSSFLETLADVDSEPNDSQEDGAETPLTRPNVARRRANQQEMENLYLTRVKEFLVGTSLESKLQAKHDLLKVAVEKGQASNRNLPSRNGKSARVPKTPSSGEGLLHNPKLFNGDMLSFMQASGRQIPVVVESCIRFINLNGLHHEGIFRVSGSQVEVNKLRDAFERGGDPLAEHESDLDSVAGVLKMYFRDLKNPLLPAESLSRLLEYAHDKKDGERADQLKSVIRSFPEPLIVVMRYLFAFLHHVSQYSDENMMQPYNLAVCFGPSLVRGSGDERRDGRDPVALQPQINALVESLIVRHESVFPGQSELRGPVYEKCMTAEQDDREPNAEEGDGEADVCKVEVEAGHAVNRSNSATGALQKPSEVSKAAKSGPADHRRTASGPAGGGVLSGGAKAALQIPTGPRGRLRRIHSPGFARREQMHVSPEDVVKVDKEVCRQMDSVFKELVYKHALLESSSSSSFPGGPKERRA; translated from the exons ATGGCTTCCCACGTGAAGTTCAGGAAGGACAAGGTCGGCGTGCTGGACTACGACACACAAATTAAGG AGGTTCGCTGTCAGCTGGTGGAGCAACTGAAAGTGATGGACGTGCAGCTGGAGCAGAAGAGCCAACATCTGCACGACTTTGCCGACTACCTGCGACGGCGAAGCGAGATCGAGAGCGAGTACTCGCGATCCCTGGAAAAACTGGCTGAAAGGTTCACAAACAGGATTAAGAG GAAGGAAGCGAGCGGTCACTCTGTGGCCCAGATGTGGTTGGCGCTGCTGTCGCACACGCGCCGGGAGAGTAAAGACCACAACCAGCTGAGCGACGACTGCTCCGCTTTCCTCATCCGGCCGCTCTACCGTTGCCTGGAGTACACCCAAAGACTGGCCAAGAAG AGTAAAGACATCTGCACGCAGCTTCAGGACGGCCTGCTCAAGGTGACCGCGGCGCTTCAGACC GCGTGGCGAACCTATTCCCACTACCACGCCGACTACCTGTGCGCAGATTCCAAGTTAAAGGAGGCCGAGAAACAGGAGGAAAAGCAGAAGCAACACGGCAAGAAAATGGAGAGGCTCATTGAGAAG CGGCAAGGAAAGGCTCAAGATATTTACTTGAAGTGCAGCAAGGCCAGAAATGATTATCTGCTCAACTTGGCTGCCGCCAACGCTTCCATGAACAAGTACTACCTCCGGGACATCTCCACCCTCATGGAT TGTGCGGACGTGGGCTACCACCTGTCTCTGGGCCGAGCGATGCGAGCCTATCTGTCCGGTCGGCGCCAGGTCCAGCAGAACTTGAGCTTTGGCCTGCAGCTTCTCCAGGACTCGGTGTCCGGGCTGGACCAGGGCCGGGACCGAGACTGCCTCCTGCAGGACCACTGCGTCGCCTTTTGTTTGCCCCTTGGCTTCCCCTACCAGCCTCACGATGGAGACCAG CTTTCTGAGATTAGCGCagagagccagatgaggtgtgAGCTGGAGACCAGATTCAAACAGATCCAGACCAGGCTGAGAGCGGTGGCGGAGGAAACGCAGGAG GCGAACAGGAGCATGTCAGCAGCCTTGTCTTCTTTCCTTGAAACATTGGCCGACGTGGACTCTGAGCCGAACGACAGCCAGGAAGACGGCGCTGAGACCCCGCTAACCCGGCCCAACGTGGCCCGCCGCAGAGCTAACCAGCAAGAAATGGAGAACCTCTACCTCact AGAGTCAAAGAGTTCCTGGTCGGCACCTCTTTGGAGTCCAAGCTACAAGCCAAACACGACCTGCTGAAAGTGGCCGTGGAAAAAG GACAAGCATCAAATAGAAATCTGCCAAG TCGCAATGGAAAGTCTGCACGTGTTCCAAAAACTCCCTCCAGCGGAGAGGGTTTATTGCACAACCCCAAACTTTTCAACGGTGACATGCTGTCCTTCATGCAG GCGTCAGGCCGTCAGATTCCAGTTGTGGTGGAAAGTTGCATCCGCTTCATCAATCTCAACG GCCTCCACCACGAAGGCATTTTCAGGGTGTCGGGCTCTCAGGTGGAAGTCAACAAGTTGAGGGATGCATTTGAGCGAG GAGGAGACCCTCTGGCCGAGCACGAATCCGACCTGGATTCTGTCGCAGGCGTGCTCAAGATGTATTTTCGAGATTTGAAGAATCCCCTTCTCCCTGCAGAGAGTCTCAGTCGGCTGCTGGAGTACGCCC ACGACAAAAAGGATGGCGAGAGGGCCGATCAACTGAAAAGTGTCATCCGGTCCTTCCCCGAGCCGCTAATTGTCGTCATGAGATACCTCTTCGCTTTTCTCCATCA CGTGTCCCAGTACAGCGACGAGAACATGATGCAGCCGTACAACCTGGCCGTGTGCTTCGGACCCAGCCTGGTCCGAGGGAGCGGGGACGAGCGGCGGGACGGGCGGGACCCGGTCGCCTTGCAGCCGCAGATCAACGCCCTGGTCGAGAGCTTGATCGTCCGGCACGAGAGCGTCTTCCCCGGTCAGAGCGAGTTGCGAGGTCCCGTGTACGAGAAGTGCATGACGGCAGAACAAGACGACCG TGAGCCGAACGCGGAAGAAGGGGACGGCGAGGCAGACGTCTGCAAAGTTG AAGTGGAAGCGGGACACGCGGTCAATCGCAGTAACTCGGCCACGGGAGCCCTGCAGAAACCGAGCGAGGTTTCTAAAGCCGCCAAGAGCGGACCGGCGGACCACCGCAGGACCGCGTCGGGACCGGCCGGAGGCGGCGTCCTCTCGGGCGGGGCAAAGGCCGCCCTCCAGATTCCCACCGGGCCCCGTGGCCGACTGAGGAGGATCCACTCTCCCGGTTTTGCCCGTAGAGA ACAGATGCACGTCTCCCCTGAGGATGTCGTCAAGGTCGACAAG
- the LOC133411989 gene encoding SLIT-ROBO Rho GTPase-activating protein 3-like isoform X9 produces MASHVKFRKDKVGVLDYDTQIKEVRCQLVEQLKVMDVQLEQKSQHLHDFADYLRRRSEIESEYSRSLEKLAERFTNRIKRKEASGHSVAQMWLALLSHTRRESKDHNQLSDDCSAFLIRPLYRCLEYTQRLAKKSKDICTQLQDGLLKVTAALQTAWRTYSHYHADYLCADSKLKEAEKQEEKQKQHGKKMERLIEKRQGKAQDIYLKCSKARNDYLLNLAAANASMNKYYLRDISTLMDCADVGYHLSLGRAMRAYLSGRRQVQQNLSFGLQLLQDSVSGLDQGRDRDCLLQDHCVAFCLPLGFPYQPHDGDQLSEISAESQMRCELETRFKQIQTRLRAVAEETQEIEYIHCPSSAHVQTNRLNPASPTFQVCALPLMSSSLILANRSMSAALSSFLETLADVDSEPNDSQEDGAETPLTRPNVARRRANQQEMENLYLTRVKEFLVGTSLESKLQAKHDLLKVAVEKGQASNRNLPSRNGKSARVPKTPSSGEGLLHNPKLFNGDMLSFMQASGRQIPVVVESCIRFINLNGLHHEGIFRVSGSQVEVNKLRDAFERGGDPLAEHESDLDSVAGVLKMYFRDLKNPLLPAESLSRLLEYAHDKKDGERADQLKSVIRSFPEPLIVVMRYLFAFLHHVSQYSDENMMQPYNLAVCFGPSLVRGSGDERRDGRDPVALQPQINALVESLIVRHESVFPGQSELRGPVYEKCMTAEQDDREPNAEEGDGEADVCKVAEVEAGHAVNRSNSATGALQKPSEVSKAAKSGPADHRRTASGPAGGGVLSGGAKAALQIPTGPRGRLRRIHSPGFARREQMHVSPEDVVKVDKRWLGSREVGGDLRW; encoded by the exons ATGGCTTCCCACGTGAAGTTCAGGAAGGACAAGGTCGGCGTGCTGGACTACGACACACAAATTAAGG AGGTTCGCTGTCAGCTGGTGGAGCAACTGAAAGTGATGGACGTGCAGCTGGAGCAGAAGAGCCAACATCTGCACGACTTTGCCGACTACCTGCGACGGCGAAGCGAGATCGAGAGCGAGTACTCGCGATCCCTGGAAAAACTGGCTGAAAGGTTCACAAACAGGATTAAGAG GAAGGAAGCGAGCGGTCACTCTGTGGCCCAGATGTGGTTGGCGCTGCTGTCGCACACGCGCCGGGAGAGTAAAGACCACAACCAGCTGAGCGACGACTGCTCCGCTTTCCTCATCCGGCCGCTCTACCGTTGCCTGGAGTACACCCAAAGACTGGCCAAGAAG AGTAAAGACATCTGCACGCAGCTTCAGGACGGCCTGCTCAAGGTGACCGCGGCGCTTCAGACC GCGTGGCGAACCTATTCCCACTACCACGCCGACTACCTGTGCGCAGATTCCAAGTTAAAGGAGGCCGAGAAACAGGAGGAAAAGCAGAAGCAACACGGCAAGAAAATGGAGAGGCTCATTGAGAAG CGGCAAGGAAAGGCTCAAGATATTTACTTGAAGTGCAGCAAGGCCAGAAATGATTATCTGCTCAACTTGGCTGCCGCCAACGCTTCCATGAACAAGTACTACCTCCGGGACATCTCCACCCTCATGGAT TGTGCGGACGTGGGCTACCACCTGTCTCTGGGCCGAGCGATGCGAGCCTATCTGTCCGGTCGGCGCCAGGTCCAGCAGAACTTGAGCTTTGGCCTGCAGCTTCTCCAGGACTCGGTGTCCGGGCTGGACCAGGGCCGGGACCGAGACTGCCTCCTGCAGGACCACTGCGTCGCCTTTTGTTTGCCCCTTGGCTTCCCCTACCAGCCTCACGATGGAGACCAG CTTTCTGAGATTAGCGCagagagccagatgaggtgtgAGCTGGAGACCAGATTCAAACAGATCCAGACCAGGCTGAGAGCGGTGGCGGAGGAAACGCAGGAG ATAGAATACATCCACTGTCCCTCCTCTGCACACGTCCAAACCAACCGCCTCAACCCGGCCTCTCCAACCTTTCAAGTCTGCGCTCTTCCTCTGATGAGCTCGTCCCTGATCCTG GCGAACAGGAGCATGTCAGCAGCCTTGTCTTCTTTCCTTGAAACATTGGCCGACGTGGACTCTGAGCCGAACGACAGCCAGGAAGACGGCGCTGAGACCCCGCTAACCCGGCCCAACGTGGCCCGCCGCAGAGCTAACCAGCAAGAAATGGAGAACCTCTACCTCact AGAGTCAAAGAGTTCCTGGTCGGCACCTCTTTGGAGTCCAAGCTACAAGCCAAACACGACCTGCTGAAAGTGGCCGTGGAAAAAG GACAAGCATCAAATAGAAATCTGCCAAG TCGCAATGGAAAGTCTGCACGTGTTCCAAAAACTCCCTCCAGCGGAGAGGGTTTATTGCACAACCCCAAACTTTTCAACGGTGACATGCTGTCCTTCATGCAG GCGTCAGGCCGTCAGATTCCAGTTGTGGTGGAAAGTTGCATCCGCTTCATCAATCTCAACG GCCTCCACCACGAAGGCATTTTCAGGGTGTCGGGCTCTCAGGTGGAAGTCAACAAGTTGAGGGATGCATTTGAGCGAG GAGGAGACCCTCTGGCCGAGCACGAATCCGACCTGGATTCTGTCGCAGGCGTGCTCAAGATGTATTTTCGAGATTTGAAGAATCCCCTTCTCCCTGCAGAGAGTCTCAGTCGGCTGCTGGAGTACGCCC ACGACAAAAAGGATGGCGAGAGGGCCGATCAACTGAAAAGTGTCATCCGGTCCTTCCCCGAGCCGCTAATTGTCGTCATGAGATACCTCTTCGCTTTTCTCCATCA CGTGTCCCAGTACAGCGACGAGAACATGATGCAGCCGTACAACCTGGCCGTGTGCTTCGGACCCAGCCTGGTCCGAGGGAGCGGGGACGAGCGGCGGGACGGGCGGGACCCGGTCGCCTTGCAGCCGCAGATCAACGCCCTGGTCGAGAGCTTGATCGTCCGGCACGAGAGCGTCTTCCCCGGTCAGAGCGAGTTGCGAGGTCCCGTGTACGAGAAGTGCATGACGGCAGAACAAGACGACCG TGAGCCGAACGCGGAAGAAGGGGACGGCGAGGCAGACGTCTGCAAAGTTG CAGAAGTGGAAGCGGGACACGCGGTCAATCGCAGTAACTCGGCCACGGGAGCCCTGCAGAAACCGAGCGAGGTTTCTAAAGCCGCCAAGAGCGGACCGGCGGACCACCGCAGGACCGCGTCGGGACCGGCCGGAGGCGGCGTCCTCTCGGGCGGGGCAAAGGCCGCCCTCCAGATTCCCACCGGGCCCCGTGGCCGACTGAGGAGGATCCACTCTCCCGGTTTTGCCCGTAGAGA ACAGATGCACGTCTCCCCTGAGGATGTCGTCAAGGTCGACAAG cgctggctcgggagcagagaggttggcggagatcttcgctggTGA